A single Zootoca vivipara chromosome 1, rZooViv1.1, whole genome shotgun sequence DNA region contains:
- the PRPF19 gene encoding pre-mRNA-processing factor 19: MSLICSISNEVPEHPCVSPVSNHVYERRLIEKYIAENGTDPVNNQPLSEEQLIDIKVAHPIRPKPPSATSIPAILKALQDEWDAVMLHSFTLRQQLQTTRQELSHALYQHDAACRVIARLTKEVTAAREALATLKPQAGLIVPQAVPSSQPNAVGAGEPMDLGELAGMTPEIIQKLQDKATVLTTERKKRGKTVPEELVKPEELSRYRQVASHVGLHSASIPGILALDLCPSDTNKILTGGADKNVVVFDKTSEQILATLKGHTKKVTSVVFHPSQELVFSASPDATIRIWSVPSVSCVQVVRAHESAVTGLSLHATGDYLLSSSDDQYWAFSDIQTGRVLTKVTDETSGCALTCAQFHPDGLIFGTGTMDSQIKIWDLKERTNVANFPGHSGPITSIAFSENGYYLATAADDSSVKLWDLRKLKNFKTLQLDNNFEVKSLIFDQSGTYLALGGTDVQVYICKQWTEVLHFTEHSGLTTGVAFGHHAKFLASTGMDRSLKFYSV; the protein is encoded by the exons TTTCAAATGAGGTGCCTGAGCATCCCTGTGTGTCTCCTGTCTCAAACCATGTCTATGAGCGAAGACTGATTGAAAAGTATATTGCAGAGAATGGGACTGATCCGGTGAACAACCAGCCACTGTCTGAAGAGCAACTTATAGATATCAAAG TTGCCCACCCAATTCGGCCAAAGCCACCATCTGCTACTAGCATTCCAGCCATTCTAAAGGCACTTCAAGATGAATGG GATGCTGTCATGCTGCACAGTTTCACGCTACGCCAGCAGCTGCAGACTACACGTCAGGAATTGTCCCATGCGCTATACCAGCATGATGCTGCCTGCCGTGTCATTGCCCGTCTCACCAAAGAGGTCACTGCTGCGAGAGAAG ctttGGCAACTCTGAAACCCCAGGCTGGCCTCATCGTTCCCCAGGCTGTACCTTCTTCACAACCCAACGCTGTG GGTGCTGGTGAACCAATGGACTTAGGAGAGCTGGCTGGAATGACCCCAGAGATTATCCAGAAG CTTCAAGACAAAGCCACGGTGCTGACCACGGAGCGTAAAAAG AGAGGGAAGACCGTGCCAGAGGAGCTGGTGAAGCCGGAAGAACTCAGCAGGTACCGGCAGGTGGCTTCACATGTG GGACTACACAGTGCCAGTATTCCTGGCATCCTTGCTCTCGACTTGTGTCCTTCTGACACCAACAAGATCCTCACAG gtggagctgataagaATGTTGTTGTCTTTGACAAGACCTCAGAGCAGATCCTGGCGACACTGAAAGGTCACACCAAGAAGGTCACCAGTGTAGTCTTCCATCCTTCCCAG GAACTGGTGTTCTCGGCTTCGCCAGATGCTACTATCCGGATCTGGTCAGTCCCCAGTGTTTCATGTGTGCAGGTTGTGCGTGCCCATGAGAGTGCCGTGACAGGGCTGAGTCTCCATGCCACAGGCGATTACCTACTGAGCTCCTCTGATGACCAG TATTGGGCTTTCTCTGACATCCAGACCGGTCGTGTTCTCACCAAGGTCACAGATGAAACTTCTGGCTGTG CTCTGACCTGTGCCCAGTTTCATCCTGATGGGCTTATTTTTGGGACAGGAACAATGGACTCTCAGATTAAGATCTGGGACTTGAAG GAACGGACCAACGTTGCAAACTTCCCAGGACACTCTGGCCCTATTACTAGCATTGCCTTCTCTGAGAATGGGTACTACCTGGCCACGGCTGCTGACGACTCCTCTGTCAAACTCTGGGATCTGCGCAAACTGAAGAACTTTAAGACCCTGCAACTGGACAACAACTTTGAG GTGAAGTCCCTCATATTTGACCAGAGTGGCACCTATTTGGCCCTAGGTGGCACTGATGTCCAAGTCTACATCTGTAAGCAATGGACGGAGGTTCTCCACTTCACAG AGCATAGCGGCCTGACCACCGGAGTGGCCTTTGGGCATCATGCTAAGTTCCTTGCTTCGACAGGCATGGACAGAAGCCTGAAATTCTACAGTGTGTAG